One window from the genome of Verrucomicrobiota bacterium encodes:
- a CDS encoding transposase — translation MFTTAALLGVSFSLVNRIIHLSVKRGLTRRVPQRYTSLSIDEKSFRKGHSYVTVLSDPISGAVIDVGEGRTKKASEELLN, via the coding sequence GGCGTAAGTTTTTCATTGGTCAATCGAATCATTCACCTTTCGGTCAAGCGAGGATTAACTCGCAGAGTGCCTCAGCGCTATACCTCGTTGAGTATTGATGAGAAATCCTTTCGTAAAGGCCATAGCTATGTAACTGTGCTGAGTGATCCAATAAGCGGAGCTGTTATTGATGTAGGAGAAGGACGCACCAAAAAAGCATCAGAAGAGCTTTTAAACAA